The following coding sequences lie in one Rhinolophus ferrumequinum isolate MPI-CBG mRhiFer1 chromosome 14, mRhiFer1_v1.p, whole genome shotgun sequence genomic window:
- the LOC117034180 gene encoding mitochondrial import inner membrane translocase subunit Tim17-B-like, translating into MEEYAREPCPWRIVDDCGGAFTMGAIGGGVFHAIKGFRNAPVGIQHRLRGSVNAMRIRAPQVGGSFAMWGSLFSTIDCGLVQLRGKEDPWNSISSGALTGAMLAARSGPLAMVGSAMMGGILLALIEGVGILFTRHTAQQFRNAPPFLEDPSQLPRKEGSRAPGYPSSQPYH; encoded by the coding sequence ATGGAGGAGTACGCTCGGGAGCCCTGCCCGTGGCGAATCGTCGATGACTGCGGTGGAGCCTTCACTATGGGTGCCATTGGTGGCGGAGTCTTCCATGCCATCAAGGGCTTCCGAAATGCCCCTGTCGGAATTCAGCACCGATTGAGGGGTAGTGTCAACGCTATGAGGATCCGAGCCCCCCAGGTTGGAGGTAGCTTCGCGATGTGGGGCAGCCTGTTCTCCACCATTGACTGCGGCCTGGTGCAGCTGCGGGGCAAGGAAGACCCCTGGAACTCCATCAGCAGCGGAGCGCTGACCGGGGCTATGCTGGCTGCCCGCAGCGGCCCACTGGCCATGGTGGGCTCGGCCATGATGGGCGGCATCCTGTTGGCCCTCATCGAGGGTGTTGGCATCCTCTTCACTCGCCACACCGCCCAGCAGTTCCGCAACGCACCTCCCTTCCTGGAGGACCCCAGCCAGCTGCCCCGTAAGGAGGGGAGCCGGGCCCCAGGCTACCCCAGCTCTCAGCCATACCACTAA